The segment CTGGTCTCCCTGCTTGGCCACCGAGCCCACCTGAGTGCCCAGGGCACGACCATCTACCGGGGCGTCCACACCACCGAAACCGGTGGAGCCTTCGCGCTGGATATCGCCGGTGACGCTGGAGTTCTCAGCCTCTATCAGGACCTGAGCGCGCAGGAAGAAACGGAGCTTGCCACGCGCTGCGCCGAGGCGGCCGGGCTGGCGGGCGTGTACCTCAAGCGGCGGCCGGTCGAGGCCCGCCACACCGCCAATGTGGCGCGCGAGTGGTTGTCCCCTCCAAACCCGGTCTGGGGAGAATCCCGATCCGAGGTCACGGCGCTTGAAAGCGGCGTGCCTTTTCTGATCCGGCCCGGAGGCGACCTGAGCACCGGTCTGTTTACGGATGCCCGGCCGGCCCGTGAGTATGTACGTGCCTCGGCGCCGGCCCGGGTGCTGAACACCTTCGCCTACACCTGCGGTTTTGGCCTGAGTGCGGCGCTGGGCGGGGCCGAGACGGTAAAAAACGTGGACCTGTCACGGAGGGTCCTGAGCTGGGGTCAGGACAACTATGACCTGAGCGGTCTGAGTGCCCCGGACACGGACTTTCTGTATGGGGACGTGTTCGAATGGCTCGCCCGCCTTCAGCGGCGCGGAGACCGGTTTGATCTGGTGGTGCTGGACCCACCCAGTTTTGCGCGCGGCAAGACCGGCATCTGGCGGGCCGAGAAGGATTACGGGCGTCTGGTGGCCCTGGCCGCCGCGGTAGTAGCGCCGGGCGGGCGGGTGCTGGCCCTGCTCAACCACGGGGGCGTCGGCACAGAAGCATTCGGGCGCATGATTCAGACCGGGCTGGGTCAGGCGGGCCGCTCCGGGCGGGTCACCAGTCGCCTGACAGCGGGGGAAGATTATCCCGGCGCGCGTCACCTGAAAATTCAGGCCTGGACCCTGGACTGAGCAGGGGCCTGAGAAGCCGCTAGTCAGGACCTCACAGCGGGGTTCGTGCCTCGCCTCACTTCGTTTTCTAAAGCGGCGGGTATGCTGTGGGCATGACACAAGCCACTCCAGCTGAGAACCAACAGGTGCTCGTACCCCTGACCACCCCCGAAGAGGTGGAGCAGTTCCTGACCGAATACCCGCTTGCTGCTGTCTTTAAGGCCGGAACCTGCCACAAGACCATGCAGGGTTTTGGGGTGCTGGAAACCTTCCTGCAGCGGCATGAGCTGCCGGTCGGCTTTATCCGGGTGGTGGACTGGCGCCCGGCCAGCAACCACGTGGCCCAGCGCACCGGCATCGTGCACCACAGCCCGCAGTTCATCCTGTTCCGCGACGGCGAGGTCCAGTTCGAGGTCAACAACTGGGACATCACTCCCGAGGCGCTGCGGCCAATCTTCGATACCCAGGTGCCTCAGCGCACGGGCAGCGCGGCGATCGCTACCGACGACAACGTGGAGCCCTACCGCCGCCTGATGCGTGATTTCGTGGACGGCCGCCTGAACGAATGGGCCTTCCAGGATCAGTACGTGACCATGTTCCGTGACGACGCCAGCCTGCGCAGCCAGCGCGAATTCGAGCTGCTCTCCCGCCTGTTCGGTGACCCGGACGCCTACCACGGCGGCCTGCACCAGCTGGGCGCCCCACAGGACCGCGGAGACCTGCGTGCCCGCGTCCAGGCACTGCTTCAGGAGCTTGGCTAAGCGACACCCGATTTCCACTGCGCCGCCTTCCTTTATCTGGGAGGCGGCGTGATCTTTTCGATGTATGTAAGCGTGCGGTAAGAGTCAAAAGAGTCAGATGAAGGCGCGATACGACGAGCCCGTGATCTCCTCACCTCCTCTTCACGACCCTGGACGCTACCCACGCATGGCTGAAACTACCCTTCTTCCCCCCTCCCTGAGCCGTTTCCCGCTCCCGGCAGACCGCGCGGTGTACCGTGACCTGTCGACCGACCACTATCCCTGGACCGAAATCAGCGCCGACTTCGAGGCCCGTCAGGACGAAAGCTTCAGCGGAATGCTGGATATCTGGCAAGGCGAGCGATGGGCGCGTTTTGCGCTGGTGCAGGGCGCTGCGCGCGCCGGCTTCACACAGGGTGGCCACGAGGTCAGCTGGGCGGCCGCGATGCAGGCCATGCCACGCGCGCAGGTCACGCTGACCCGAATGGACGGCGTGATCAGCGACCTGATCTGGGCCCTGCGCGCCGCAGACGAGCCGACCCCTCTCAAAGTGCCGTGGCCAGCCGCCCAGCATGAGCTTCAGCGGGTGCATTTCACCGGCGCACTGATCTCCGGTGGCAGTTGCAGCTACTGGAAGGCGGGTCAGTTACTTGAGGGCACCCTCCCGCAGAGCGGAGCAGCGTGCCAGATGGTCTCCACCTACCGTGCCAACGACCGCGAAGGCACCCTGAGCTTCTGGCAGGAACTGCTGCGCACCGTGAACTCGCAGGTTCCCCTGGCCGAGCCGTGGCGGCAGGCCACCGTGGCCCTGTCCGACGAGCATCCCTGCCTCGATCCGTTTGCACAGGAGGTCGTGTTGACCAACGGCATACTGCAGGTCGATCCCGAGCTGGAGCTGCAGGAACTGCGCCCCGCGCTAAGCGCCGCCCTGCGTCAGATGATGAACCGCGCTGGAGTGCGCCTGGCGGACCTGCCGCTTGGCGCGCTGAGGCAGCGGCCCGAGTGGCTTGCTGCCGAACTGGAGGTGAGTTGAGATGGCAGTCGTCAGCTGGCCCGAGGGCCTGAGCGATCAGACTCCGCTGCCCTACGGCGTGTGGAAGATCATGACGCACGTCAACGGCGAGCGCGACAGCGCTCAGGTGGCCAGGATGGCGGCCGTCAGCGACGCCGATGTGCTGACGGCCGTGCAGCAGTCGCAACAGTGGGTCGAGCGGGCCACCGCGCAGCAGCGGCCAGTATCGGCCGCACTGGAGGCCGAGCTCACCAAGATCCTGGTCAGTGTGGTAGGCCCGATGGCCACACTGATGATGGACGACGCCATGGAGGACCTGGGCGAGACCGCCACACTCAGTGCGCTGCTCTCGACCCTGGCCAGCGAACTGGATGCCAGCCAGATGGACGCGTTTGTCCGGCAGGTCCGCGCCCGGGGCTTTCTGTGAGCCTGCGCACCGCCCCTCACATCTCAACTCACGCCGCGCCGCGCGGTCATAAGGGAGTCAACGCATGAAGTACACGGTCGTCATCCGGCAGCCTGTGCCCGAAGAATCGCTGCCCGCACTGGAAGTGCAGCTTACCGAACGGTTCGGACTGAACCCTGAACAGGCCAAGCGTCTGGCCACCCGCCGCGCCGGTCGTCTGATGAAACCCACCGGCCGGGCCCGCGCCGAGCTGCTGCTCAGCGTGTTTGAAAGCATCGGTGCTCAGGTGGTTCTCGAAGAAGTCCGCGAGGAAACCGGCCTGCTCAGCGAGCCGTTCCAGGGTGTGGCCAGCCGGCCCGCTGCCACTTCCGCCTTCGCCATGGCGGGTGCCACGTCGGGCAGTACCGCTGTTCTGGACGACGCCCCACTGGCCACTGCGCCGGCGTCAGGCATGTCCGCTCCCAGCTGGGGTGCCGCGCCGTCCGCCGGATCGGTGGCCGGCTGGAACGAAGAGCCGGGCGGTAAGGCAGCGGTCAGCGCCTGGCCCGAAGCGTCCGCACCGTCCAGCACTGCTGACCCGTTCAGCACCTCCGTGACCGCCATGCCCAGCGCCCCCTTCCTGCCTGACGCTGGCAGCGCTGACCAGGTGCCGCTGGTGACCACCCCCGCTGCCAGCCAGACCGCAGCCGAGCCCCAGGTCATCACCGCCACGGCTGCTCCTGAAGCAGACGTGTGGTCCGACTTCACCGGCGCACTGACCATCACGGACAGCTCGCCGGCCAAGACGGCGGCCGAACCAGCAGCCGTCATCACGGCCCTGAACGAGGAGCCGGGCGCCGTCACCACCAAGCGCCGCCGCAGCCTGGCACAGCAGCTCACCGTCAGCACCCTGACGCCGCTGCTGCTGTCCACCGGTCTGACGCTGGGCCTGCTGAGCCTGATCCTGCCGGGACTGCAGCGCCAGCTGGTACAGCAGAACGCACAGGCCGTCGCCGTGGCCGTGGGAACCAGCCTCGATACCCGCAACCAGGAGTCGGTGAACTCGCAGCTCGACACGCTGCTGTCCCGTTCGGCCGTGGGTTTCGTGCGTGTGGAACTGCCTGACGGCACGACCTACTTCCGCAGCCGCAATCCGGCCGTGGACAGCATCATGCAGGCACGCGTGGCCGAGTTCGTGCGCGATAACCCCAACAGCGGGACCTTCCAGTCCAGCGGCAGCGCGGCCGACGCCTACCGCGAGCAGCTCAAGCAGCTTGAGGACGTGGGCGCAGGAGAAAGCACCCAGGCCCAGGAACTGCGCGCCGCCATCCAGGAGCCGTCGAACAGCAAAAATGACCGCACCGCCTACGTCACCAGCCGTCTGGGCGTGATTGAAACCGAAGACGGCAGCCGCTCCACGGTCACGGGCGCGACGGACAGCGCGGATCTGCTGTACCGCATCTCGGTAGGCGTGCCGAACACCCAGGCAGCAGCCAACCTGCGCAACACGCTGCTGCTGGTGCTGGCCGTCTCGCTGCTGGCCCTGGGTCTGGCCGCTGCCCTGGCCCTGCGTGCCGCGCGCCGCGTGGTTGAGCCGATCGAGCGTCTGGTGAAGGTGGCCGACGCAATCAGCATGGGTGACCTGACCCACCCCGTGCGGGCCGAGCGCAACGACGAGATCGGTGACCTGGCACACGCCCTGGAACGCATGCGTCTGAGCCTGGAAGCCGCCATGGAGCGTCTGCGTCGCCGCAAGCGCAGCTGACCAGAGCCGCTATGCAGCCGCCGCCCGCGAACATTCGCGGGCGGCGCTGTTCTGGTCTGGTTGCCCACCCTGAGCGCCCTGCGCCGCAGCCAGCACCAGGGCCTCAGCTCCGCTGTTCCTGCTGCGACTCCAGATGCTCGGCCAGACGGTCCCAGGTTTCGGTGATGCCCTGCAGCATGCCCATGTCCATGACGGTCTTCAGCCCGTCTTCCGAGCTGTACATGGCCCGGTTCACGACCTTCGTGCCACCCTCGACCTCTTCAAAGGTCAGCGTCGAAAGCGTGGGAGGCATGGTTTCGTTGATGTTGGCTTCGGAATCAGAGAAATAGTCGGTGTAGACGATGCGTGCTGGCTCCTCGATGTCGCGGTAGATGCCCAGGCCCCACGATTCCATGCCGTAGAAGTTTTCCTGGGCCCGGTCGACACACTTCATGCAGTAGTGCCACTTGCCGCCAGGACGGAAGTCGACGGTGCAGTGAGGAACCTCCCATCCCCGGGGACCCCACCATCTGCTCAGATGCTCAGCGTTCGAAAAAGCATCGAATACCAGCTGGCGAGGGGCCTTGAAGACGCGTTCGAGGACAAGTTCCCTTCCAGCTTCGACTCGTGAGATCATGGGGGACGTTGCGGTGCTGGTCATAAAAAACCTCCTGAAGGGGGATGGGGACGCCCTGACTTGCCGGGTACTGTTGTGGCCAATCTTGTCTCAATGCGTCATACCAGGCCTCCTGCGTGAAGCCGGGAGTTACTCGTCAGGTGTGCTCTCAGTAGGGCCGGTCCGGGGCACCCCGGAATCCTGGTCCGTCTGCTGAAGCTGCTGCAAATAAGTGTCGAGCTGGTCGAAACGGTCTTCCCAGAGGTGCCGGTAGGTGCTGAGCCAGCCGTCGAGGTCCTGAAAAGGCTCGGGACGAAGACGGCAGATGCGCCGGTTGGCCACCGCCTGCATTTCCACGACCCCCGCGTCACTCAGAACGCGCAGATGCTTGGACGCCTGAGGCTGACGGATATCAAGGCGTGTGGCGATTTCACCGACAGTCAGGGGCTGCTCGAGCAGCAGCTCGACAATCTGGAAACGGTGCGGTTCCGCTAAAGCACTGAAGGTGACGGCATTCATGTAGGCAACTCCTCCCTGGCCCTGTTCGTAACTCTCGCCCGATCCAACTATACCATTCTGGGAATATTCCTGCAAGTGAATATTCAGGTCGAGGCACTACCGCAAACGTGACAACGCATAGCCAGTCTTCCCTTCTGCACCAGAGTTGCGGTTCATCCAAGGCAGGAGCCGTTCCTTCCAGGAGACTCCCCGTGTAAGGGAACAGGATCGAAATTCATCGCAATGGGGTTAGAGGGGGTTATCAGTGGGCATAACTGGGACCCGTGGCGGCGCAACTCAGACCGGGGCCGATCAAACATGGTGCTACGCGCCCGTTCTGCAGGCAAAGTTTTGCAGTGTCAGGCTCCGGTTTTCCTGCACGCTGGTCATACCAGAGGTTAGTCCGGCCACAAGCAATCCCAGCGGCGACGGGGGACGCCTACAGACCGCCGTGTCCATACATTCACCGGCAATGGACCAGATTATGCGAGTTGTCATGCCAGGCGTCCTCAAAGCGCATCTCAATGCCGCACTCTGAATCAGACCGGAAAGGTCACTCTGGAGTGTCCCGCACAAGTTCAAACGGCTGCTCCAGCCCGGCTTTCGCCGTATCCAGGGCAATCCGGGGAGCATAGGAAAGTGCCAGAACCGCCCGGTAGGTTCTCTGGGCCAGGTCGCGGTCACCCATGGCGTCGCGAACCTGACCCAGCCGCGCCAGGGTCAGCCCGGCCAGACTGCGTGGCTGATCGTCATTGAGGGCGTGTACAGCGCGCTCCAGCAGGGTCCGGGCGTCGCCCAGCTGACCGACAGCCAGATAGATGCTGGCTGCCGCCGCGTCCAATTCTGCGCGCGGTGTCACGGCGTCGCCGGGCTCCCGGTCCAGTGCCGAGAGCAGTGCACTCAGGTCGTCCTCCTCGCGCAGCTGCCAGGCACGGTCGGCCAGCGCGCGGACCCGGCTCATCTCACCGGCACTGAAGGACGACACGTCAGGCACCTGGGCCCCTGGCAGGCGGTCAAGGAGACCGGGCAGGTCATCGAGCGGCGCGATCACGACCCCATCCTGACCCTGCAGCTGCGCCGCGACCTCGTCGAGGCGGCGCGCCTGCCAGCGGGTGCCCGGACCTTCATCCAGCGCGGCACGCAGGTCATCGTGATACCGACGGGCCAGTTCCAGAAACCCCGGACCCAGCAGTTGCGCAGCCGTCAGTGGCCCTTGCAGGTGGGCGGCATATTCCCGTTCAGCCCGCGCGGCGGCATTGAGTCGTTCACGGCCCTGCGGATACTGGCCGAGGAAGCTACGCAGCTGCTCATGCTCGGTCTCGGCCCAGCTCCAGTCCGCCTGTTCGAGGTCATGAATGCCGATGCGCGCGGCCGGCAATGCGTCACGCAGCGGATGGTCCGGGTCGCTGGACGTGGCCCACTGCACCCCGGACGCGCCCAGATACCGCAGCAGTTCGACCACAGTGCCCGCGTTGTACTGCGGATGCAGGCGCAGCAGGTCCCCGAGGTCAGGAGCCAGCAGCAGGTTCATATGATCTCCCCGGACCTACAGATCGATATGGGCTTCACGCGCTGGCTCCGTTGCGGGCGCGTCCACCGTTGCGGCTTTTGCCACCCCGCACCAGATCCGTTACACCGTCAACCCGCATCAGGGCGGCGCGCAGGCGTTCCAGGTCGGAGTTGCCCGCCATTGCCAGACGCAGGTGAATGGTCGCAGTATTGTCGGCAGCCACACCCGCCTCCAACTTCATGGGGCTACGTTTCTCGGCCGCCAGAACCCCCAACACATCGGCGAGCAGACCGCTGCGGTCCTGCGCAATGACGTCCAGATCCATGATCACGTTGCCGGGCGTTCCGCTGTTCCAGGACGCCGCCACACAGCGTTCGGGCTCGTCCTTGAGCAGCCGGATCATGTTGGGGCAGTCGATGCGGTGCACACTGACCCCACGCCCCCGGGTCAGGTAACCCATGATCTGGTCGCCGCGGATGGGATTGCAGCACTGGCTGAGCTTGGAGTTGGTGGTAAAACCCTCGACATACACGCCACCGGGCTCCGGGGGACGCGGCACCGGGGCGCGGCGGCCCGGGGTCACGGAGGCCTGTTCCTGCGCCAGGCTGGGAGACAACACGCGGGCCACCGCACTGGGGGTTGTCTTGGACGCATGCAGCGCGAGGTACAGGTCGTCCGGGTTCCGGGTGCCGACCAGCTTGTGAGTCGCGTCTTCCAGCAGCTTGGTGCGCATCAGCTGACGGACCGGCAGGTGCCGCTTACGCAGGTAGCGCTCCAGCAGGTCGTGGCCGCGTTTCAGGGCGTCCTCACGCTCCTGGGTACGGAAATGGTGACGGATCTTGGCCCGGGCCGAGCGGGTCACGGCGAAATTCAGCCAGTCCTTGCTGGGCTTGCCGTTCTTGCTGGTGACAATCTCGACCATATCGCCGTTTTTCAGATGATGCGACAGCGGCACGATGCTGCCGTTGACCCGTGACCCCACGGTGGTCTCGCCGATGCGGGTGTGGATGTGGTACGCGAAATCGATGCTGGTGCTGCCGGCCGGCAGGCTGATGGCCAGCCCCTTGGGCGTAAACACCCGCACGCGCTGCGACAGGATGTCGGACTTCACGGCGTCCATGTAGTCGGACGCGTCGTTGATCTCGTTCTGCAGTTCCTTGAGCTGCGAGATCCAGTTCTCGCGGTCGCGGGCCGCCAGCTGCGCGCCCTGCTTGTACATCCAGTGGGCCGCCACCCCGTATTCGGCAACCTCGTGCATGCGCCGCGAGCGGATCTGCACCTCGATAGGCTGCCCGCTCTGACTGATCACGGTGGTGTGCAGGCTCTGGTAGCCGTTGGGTTTGGGCACCGCAATGTAGTCCTTGAAGCGCCCAGGCAGCGGCGTCCACATGCTGTGCACGATACTGACGGTGTGGTAACAGATACGCTTCTCGCGGGTCTCCTCGGCCCGCTCGCGGCGCTTCTCGTCGGTGCCGGGCGGCACGATCAGGTCCTTGGGTGTCAGGATCACGCGGATGGCCAGCAGGTCGAAAATCTGCTCCAGCGCCTTGCCCTCGCGTTTCATCTTGGTGTGGATGCTCCACAGGTGTTTGCTGCGCCCGGCAATGTCGATCTCGCCGACCCATTCGGGCAGTTCCAGGTCGTCTTCCAGCGCTTCGCGCAGCTGCTTGACCGCGCCCTGGATCAGCGCGTCACGTTCTTCCTGGCGGGTGCGCAGGCGCGACTGCAGGTAGGCATAGTCGTCGGGCTGCAGGTACTGGAAGCTCAGGTCCTCCAGTTCCCATTTGATCTTCCCGATGCCCAGCCGGTGGGCCAGCGGCGCGAAGATTTCCATGGTCTCCCGCGCAATACGCTGCTGTTTTTCGGGCTTCATGGAGCCCAGGGTCCGCATGTTGTGCAGCCGGTCGGCCAGCTTGACCACGATGATGCGGATATCGGCCGTCATGGCGATCAGCATCTGGCGTAGGTTCTCGGCCTGCATGTCACGCCCGGTGTGGGCCACCTCAGCCTGCTGGCTGCCCTGCTTGGAGAGCTTGCTGACCTTGGTCTCCCCTTCCACGATGCGCCGCACGTCGGGGCCGAACAGTTCCTCGATGCTCTCGAAGGTCACGCCCTCGACATCCTCCACGGTGTCATGCAGCAACCCGGCCATGACGCTGTCGGTGTCCATGCCCAGGCGGGCCAGAATGACCGCGACCGCCACCGGATGGGTGATGTAGGGTTCACCACTCTTGCGGTTGACTCCCTTGTGGGCGTCACGAGCAAATTCGTAGGCCAGGTCAACGCGGTCGCGGTCAGATTGCGGGCGCCCGCTGACCAGCGCCCTGAGTTCGCTCATTCCATGATCCGACGCTTCCGGCACGACCGCCAGAATAGCGCCTGCCCCCCGTCTGACACCGTGGCCATCTGCGCTGCTTTGGGGGTACTTTCCCTCCAGGCCTCGTCGTCCCACAAAAACATCCACCCCAGGGGGTGGACGGAAAGCAGGTGGATTGAAGAGGGGGCCCGTTAACGCCTTTGACGCACGCGGACAGGCACCGGTTGAGGCTGTGGCTGCGACGCGCCCTTGAGCACTTCACGGAGCCATTCGATAAATTCTCCGAGGCCCTTCATGGATCTATTTTAGGACCTGAAGTCTGACGGATATGGCACGACGCTGACCATATGTTTACCTCAAGGGGAAAGGGTCACAATGCCAGATAGGCCTCGCGGACGCTCGGATCGGCCAGCAGGACAGCGCCCGTGCCCTGATTGACCACCTGGCCATTTTCGAGCACGTAGGCACGGCTGGCCAGCTTCAGACTCAGGCCCACGTTCTGCTCGACCAGCAGCACGCTCACGCCCTCGGCATTCACGGCTTTGAGTGCACCGAACACCGTCTGGGTCATCAGTGGGGACAGGCCCAGGCTGGGCTCGTCCACCACCAGCACACTGGGCTTGGCCATCAGGGCGCGACCGACCGCGACCATCTGCTGCTCGCCACCCGACAGCGTCCCGGCCAGCTGACCCGAGCGCTCACGCAGGCGCGGAAAGAGGGTATAGACCCGCTCAAGAGTCTCGGCCTGTGCGGAGCGGGCCTCGGGGCGCATGGCTGCCCCCAGTTCCAGGTTTTCGCGCACCGTCATCAGGGCGAACAGTTCACGGCCCTCGGGCACGTGGGCCAGCCCCATTCCCACAATCTGCGAGGGCGTGGCGCTGGTGATGTCCTGTCCACCCAGCAGGATCCGCCCTGCGGTCGGCCGGACCACGCCGCTAACCGCGCGCAGGGTGCTGGTCTTACCCGCCCCGTTGGCCCCGATCATAGCCACGAACTCGCCGGGGCCGACGCGTACGCTAACGTCCCACAGGACCTGGACCTTGCCGTAGCCGGCCGCCAGGTTCTCGATCACCAGTTCCTGGCCCTTCGTGTGTTGTGTCATCAGGCTGCCCCTTTGTTCCAGGCCGTCCCGATGTTCACGGGCCGCCCTTCGACTGCCAGACCTCCTGGCACATGTCCGCTCGCTCCGCCGGGAAAAAGCAGGTGCTGCTTATTCGGCCTCATGCGTGCAGCTCCGTTTCGGTACCCAGATAGGCGCTGACCACCTGGGGATTGGCGGTGACCTCGCGGTAAGTGCCCTCGGCGATCACCTGTCCCTGATCCATGACCACCACGCGGTCGGCCAGATCCCGCACGACCGGCATGATGTGCTCGATAAACAGCACGCTGACGCCGCTCTCCTGCACGCTGCGCACCAGCGCGACCGCTTCCTGTGCCTCGGCGGGACGCAGGCCGGCCATCACCTCGTCCAGCAGCAGCACCTGCGGCTGGGTGGCCAGGGCTCGTGCGACTTCCAGGCGCTTGTCCTGCAGCAGGGTGAGTTCATGGGCCGCCTTATCGGCGTGGGCAGCCAGACCCGTGCGTTCCAGCAGGTCGTAGGCCCTTTCGCGGGCCTGAGGAAGATTCATGCCGCGCTTGCCGAACAGCGCGCCCACAGTGACGTTCTCGTGCACGGTCATTTCCGGGAAGGGACGCACGATCTGAAAGGCGCGGCCCAGCCCGGCGTGACAGCGCGCTTCCATGGCATGAGCGGTGACGTCGTTGCCCAGCAGCCATAGCTGACCACTGGTGGGCCGGTAGACGCCCGATAGCAGGTTCAGCAGTGTGGTCTTGCCAGCACCGTTTGGGCCGATGACCGCCAGGATCTCGCCGGCGTACTGGGTAAACGAGACGTTCTGCACGGCCAGCAGGCCACCGAAGCGTTTGCTGAGGCCCTCAGCGCGCAGCACGACCTTCCCCTGGGCAGGTGTAGTCGAAGCAGGCATCACAGCGGTCACAGGTCACCTCCATGTTTGCCGCGGCGCAGCAGGCCCATCAGCCCGCGTGGCAGCCACAGGATGCTGAGCATCAGGACCAGGCCGTACACGACCAGATAGCCGTTCTTGACGTTGCTGTGCAGGATTTCCTCGGCCACACGCAGCACTGTGGCGCCCAGCACGGGGCCCAGGGTGGTGTAGAGCCCACCGAAGATACTGGTGGTCAGCGGTGCGATCGAATTGGCCAGACTGAAGGTCTCCAGCGGGTTGATAAAGAAGGTCTTGCCGGCGTACAGCACGCCCGCCAGTGCCGCCAGCACACTGGAAATGAAGAAGGCCGCGAGCTTGTAGCGCACGATCGACACCCCCAGTACCCGGGCGGTTTCCTCACCCTGACGGATGGCCGCGAAAGCGTGGTGCAGGCGGGTCAAACGCACGATGAGGCTGACCCCCACCGTGAGCAGCAGCAGCGAGAGCGCCAGCAGGTACTGTCCGCGCGAGTTGCCTCCCAGCAGGGCCGGCACCAGCATGCCGTTGGCACCGCCAGCCACGCTTTCGGGAAGGTTCTGGATGACGGTGCGGACCACCTCGGTAAAGGCCAGGGTGGCAATCGCGAAGTACATGCCGCTCAGGCGCATGGTCACTGCGCCCAGCACCAGACTGAACAGACCGGCAAGCAGGGCGGCGGCCGGCATGGCTGCCACCCACGGCAGTCCCACCTTGATCAGCAGGGCGTAACTGTAGGCGCCCAGGCCGTAGAAGGCCGCGTGGGCCAGGCTGACCTGCCCGCTGCGCGCTAGGATGTCCCATGACAGCGCCATAATGCCGGCGACCAGCGTGAAAAAGCCGATCTGCAGCAGGAATTCGCGTTTGTCTCCCAGCGGCAGGAACGGGAAAATCAGGGCCAGCGCAAAAAACACGGCCAGCGGCCACAGCTTGGCCACGGTGAAGTCAGGGCGACGGGTCATGGTCCGGCCCAGCACGCCTTTTTCGGCCACGTCCGCCAGGGCGGTGTCAGCAGCATTTCGGATGTGGCTCATTTGGCCTCCCGGTACGAGCGCCAGACCAGCGTGCCGAAAATCATCAGGAAGAACACGGCGTCGCTCCAGCCACCGCCTCCCGGTACGTAGGTCTGGACCAGTGCCTCGGAAACGCCCAGGATGACCGAGGCCCACAATACGCCGGTCAGGTTGCCCAGGCCCGCCATCACGATGATTGCGAAGGCCTTCAGGGCGAACACCAGTCCCACCGTCGGGCTGGCGAACAGCAGCACGCTGACCAGCACACCGGCAATGGCAGCCAGTCCGCAGGAAACCCCGAACGCCAGCAGATACACCCGGTCCACATCGACGCCGATCAGCTGGGCGCCGCGACGGTTCTGCGCCACAGCGCGCATCTGGCGGCCCAGGGTGGTGCGGTAGAGCACGAAGTACAGCGCCGCAAGAATGGCGACAGCAAGGCCGAATGCGATGGCCTTAGGCCCGCCAACACTGAGTTCGCCGAGGTTCAAGCTGGCGGCCTGATACGGCGTGCTGACCGTGCGGGTGTTGCCACCCAGCAGCATCAGCG is part of the Deinococcus malanensis genome and harbors:
- a CDS encoding class I SAM-dependent rRNA methyltransferase, translated to MLIPEVPDLVSLLGHRAHLSAQGTTIYRGVHTTETGGAFALDIAGDAGVLSLYQDLSAQEETELATRCAEAAGLAGVYLKRRPVEARHTANVAREWLSPPNPVWGESRSEVTALESGVPFLIRPGGDLSTGLFTDARPAREYVRASAPARVLNTFAYTCGFGLSAALGGAETVKNVDLSRRVLSWGQDNYDLSGLSAPDTDFLYGDVFEWLARLQRRGDRFDLVVLDPPSFARGKTGIWRAEKDYGRLVALAAAVVAPGGRVLALLNHGGVGTEAFGRMIQTGLGQAGRSGRVTSRLTAGEDYPGARHLKIQAWTLD
- a CDS encoding SRPBCC family protein translates to MTSTATSPMISRVEAGRELVLERVFKAPRQLVFDAFSNAEHLSRWWGPRGWEVPHCTVDFRPGGKWHYCMKCVDRAQENFYGMESWGLGIYRDIEEPARIVYTDYFSDSEANINETMPPTLSTLTFEEVEGGTKVVNRAMYSSEDGLKTVMDMGMLQGITETWDRLAEHLESQQEQRS
- a CDS encoding tetratricopeptide repeat protein, translating into MNLLLAPDLGDLLRLHPQYNAGTVVELLRYLGASGVQWATSSDPDHPLRDALPAARIGIHDLEQADWSWAETEHEQLRSFLGQYPQGRERLNAAARAEREYAAHLQGPLTAAQLLGPGFLELARRYHDDLRAALDEGPGTRWQARRLDEVAAQLQGQDGVVIAPLDDLPGLLDRLPGAQVPDVSSFSAGEMSRVRALADRAWQLREEDDLSALLSALDREPGDAVTPRAELDAAAASIYLAVGQLGDARTLLERAVHALNDDQPRSLAGLTLARLGQVRDAMGDRDLAQRTYRAVLALSYAPRIALDTAKAGLEQPFELVRDTPE
- a CDS encoding ArsR/SmtB family transcription factor, with protein sequence MNAVTFSALAEPHRFQIVELLLEQPLTVGEIATRLDIRQPQASKHLRVLSDAGVVEMQAVANRRICRLRPEPFQDLDGWLSTYRHLWEDRFDQLDTYLQQLQQTDQDSGVPRTGPTESTPDE
- a CDS encoding HAMP domain-containing protein, with translation MKYTVVIRQPVPEESLPALEVQLTERFGLNPEQAKRLATRRAGRLMKPTGRARAELLLSVFESIGAQVVLEEVREETGLLSEPFQGVASRPAATSAFAMAGATSGSTAVLDDAPLATAPASGMSAPSWGAAPSAGSVAGWNEEPGGKAAVSAWPEASAPSSTADPFSTSVTAMPSAPFLPDAGSADQVPLVTTPAASQTAAEPQVITATAAPEADVWSDFTGALTITDSSPAKTAAEPAAVITALNEEPGAVTTKRRRSLAQQLTVSTLTPLLLSTGLTLGLLSLILPGLQRQLVQQNAQAVAVAVGTSLDTRNQESVNSQLDTLLSRSAVGFVRVELPDGTTYFRSRNPAVDSIMQARVAEFVRDNPNSGTFQSSGSAADAYREQLKQLEDVGAGESTQAQELRAAIQEPSNSKNDRTAYVTSRLGVIETEDGSRSTVTGATDSADLLYRISVGVPNTQAAANLRNTLLLVLAVSLLALGLAAALALRAARRVVEPIERLVKVADAISMGDLTHPVRAERNDEIGDLAHALERMRLSLEAAMERLRRRKRS
- a CDS encoding monothiol bacilliredoxin BrxC family protein is translated as MTQATPAENQQVLVPLTTPEEVEQFLTEYPLAAVFKAGTCHKTMQGFGVLETFLQRHELPVGFIRVVDWRPASNHVAQRTGIVHHSPQFILFRDGEVQFEVNNWDITPEALRPIFDTQVPQRTGSAAIATDDNVEPYRRLMRDFVDGRLNEWAFQDQYVTMFRDDASLRSQREFELLSRLFGDPDAYHGGLHQLGAPQDRGDLRARVQALLQELG